In Betaproteobacteria bacterium, the following proteins share a genomic window:
- a CDS encoding isoaspartyl peptidase/L-asparaginase, whose translation MKHLAAAIAAAAGLSALAQDRPFAIAIHGGSGTITRASLSLEKESAYRAVLAQALQSGQEILVAGGTSLDAVVAAVKVMEDSPLFNAGKGAVFTNAGTNEMDASIMDGQGRRAGAVAGVTIVKNPVEAARAVMDRSRHVLLAGKGAEQFAREQGLAIVDPAYFRTEERWQQLQRAKERDSIPMDHETPGKSGALEEHEKLGTVGAVALDRAGNLAAATSTGGLTNKRFGRIGDSPLVGAGTWAENESVAVSATGTGEMFIRGVAAYDIAALVKYKGLSTQKAADEALGRVKAIGGRGGVIVLDRAGEPVFSFTTEGMYRGFAKGAAKPEVLIYR comes from the coding sequence ATGAAGCATCTCGCCGCGGCGATCGCCGCCGCCGCCGGGCTTTCCGCCCTCGCCCAGGACAGGCCCTTCGCCATCGCCATCCACGGCGGCTCCGGCACGATCACCCGCGCCTCGCTCTCGCTGGAAAAGGAATCCGCCTACCGGGCCGTGCTGGCGCAGGCGCTGCAATCCGGGCAGGAGATCCTCGTCGCGGGGGGCACCAGCCTCGACGCGGTCGTGGCGGCCGTCAAGGTCATGGAGGATTCGCCCCTCTTCAACGCCGGCAAGGGCGCCGTGTTCACGAACGCGGGGACCAACGAGATGGACGCTTCCATCATGGATGGCCAGGGCCGGCGCGCGGGCGCCGTTGCGGGCGTGACGATCGTGAAGAATCCCGTCGAGGCGGCTCGCGCGGTGATGGACAGGTCGCGCCACGTGCTGCTCGCCGGCAAGGGCGCCGAACAGTTCGCCCGCGAGCAGGGGCTGGCGATCGTGGACCCAGCCTATTTCCGCACCGAGGAGCGCTGGCAGCAGCTCCAGCGGGCGAAGGAGCGCGACAGCATCCCCATGGATCACGAGACGCCGGGCAAGTCGGGCGCCCTCGAGGAGCACGAGAAGCTCGGCACCGTGGGCGCCGTGGCGCTCGACCGGGCGGGCAACCTCGCCGCCGCCACCTCCACCGGCGGGCTCACCAACAAGCGCTTCGGCCGCATCGGCGACTCGCCCCTCGTGGGCGCTGGCACATGGGCGGAGAACGAGAGCGTCGCCGTGTCCGCTACCGGCACCGGCGAGATGTTCATCCGCGGCGTGGCCGCCTACGACATTGCGGCGCTCGTGAAGTACAAGGGGCTCTCCACGCAGAAGGCCGCGGACGAGGCGCTCGGCCGGGTGAAGGCGATCGGCGGTCGCGGCGGCGTCATCGTCCTCGACAGGGCCGGCGAACCCGTCTTCTCGTTCACCACCGAGGGGATGTACCGCGGCTTCGCGAAGGGAGCGGCGAAGCCCGAGGTCCTCATCTACCGCTAG
- a CDS encoding NADH:flavin oxidoreductase/NADH oxidase, translating to MSLLFSPIKFRSVTIPNRVFVSPMCQYSCEDGVPNDWHLVHLGSRAVGGAGLVFTEAASVSPDGRITPWDAGIWSAGHREAWKPIVAFIKAQGCVPGIQLAHAGRKASCDKPWNGGKPLAPGSGGWRTRGPSNLPFGSYPAPRAMSASDLEACVSDFHLAADRALQAGFEVVEVHAAHGYLLHEFLSPLSNERSDDFGGSLSNRMRFPLTVIRAVRGAWPKDLPVMVRISASDWKEGGWSLEQSIAFAHELKELGVDMIDVSSGGNAADQKIVLGPGYQVPFCAAIRRDCGIPAAAVGLITEPVQAEHILATGQADAVCLARAMLRDPYWPRHAAKALGVTMAWPDQYKRCDTGPLGR from the coding sequence ATGTCCCTCCTCTTCAGCCCCATCAAGTTTCGCTCCGTCACGATTCCCAACCGCGTGTTCGTCTCTCCGATGTGCCAGTACTCGTGCGAGGACGGCGTCCCGAACGACTGGCACCTCGTGCACCTGGGCAGCCGCGCCGTCGGCGGCGCGGGCCTGGTGTTCACGGAGGCCGCGAGCGTCTCGCCGGACGGACGCATCACGCCGTGGGACGCGGGCATCTGGTCGGCCGGGCACAGGGAGGCCTGGAAGCCGATCGTTGCGTTCATCAAGGCGCAGGGTTGCGTGCCCGGCATCCAGCTCGCGCACGCGGGACGCAAGGCCTCCTGCGACAAGCCGTGGAACGGCGGCAAGCCTCTCGCACCCGGCTCCGGGGGATGGAGGACGCGCGGTCCCAGCAATCTGCCCTTCGGCAGCTACCCCGCCCCGCGGGCCATGAGCGCGTCGGACCTGGAGGCGTGCGTGTCGGATTTCCATCTGGCCGCCGACCGCGCCCTGCAGGCTGGCTTCGAGGTGGTGGAGGTTCACGCGGCCCACGGCTACCTGCTGCACGAGTTCCTTTCGCCGCTGTCGAATGAGCGAAGCGACGATTTCGGCGGATCGCTTTCCAATCGCATGCGCTTCCCCCTGACCGTGATCCGCGCGGTTCGGGGCGCGTGGCCGAAGGATTTGCCCGTGATGGTGCGTATTTCCGCGAGCGACTGGAAGGAGGGGGGCTGGTCGCTCGAGCAGTCGATCGCCTTCGCGCACGAGCTGAAGGAACTGGGCGTGGACATGATCGACGTGTCGAGCGGCGGTAACGCCGCGGACCAGAAAATCGTGCTCGGTCCCGGCTACCAGGTGCCCTTCTGCGCTGCCATCCGCCGCGACTGCGGCATTCCCGCGGCGGCGGTGGGGCTCATCACCGAGCCGGTGCAGGCCGAGCACATCCTCGCCACGGGGCAGGCCGACGCCGTGTGCCTTGCGCGAGCGATGCTGCGCGATCCCTACTGGCCGCGCCATGCCGCGAAGGCGCTCGGCGTGACGATGGCCTGGCCCGACCAGTACAAGCGCTGCGATACCGGCCCGCTCGGGCGCTAG
- a CDS encoding tripartite tricarboxylate transporter substrate binding protein — MRILPLFIALLVPGLPAFADWQPSKAVRIVVPFAPGGQPDVVARALSEPLSRALGQPVVVENRPGAGGNIAADAVAKSAPDGHTLLMGTNGPLAISPALAKNLPYDVERDLAFVTLVGTAPNLIAVHPSLGAATLAQVVAKAGAQPGRLNFASVGKGSVSQLSMEQLNAAAGIEMVHIPYNGGAAAVTALLAGDVQVLSLNPTAIIPQVQAGRIRVVAQTGATRSALVADVPTVAESGFPGFEALVWMAIVVPAKTPPEAVKRLHAELARIIRMPELKARLWDKQWIDPVGSTPEEAARVVRAETRKWARIGRALGLTLE, encoded by the coding sequence ATGCGCATTCTCCCCCTGTTCATTGCACTGCTTGTTCCCGGGCTGCCGGCGTTTGCCGACTGGCAGCCCTCGAAGGCGGTCAGGATCGTCGTTCCCTTCGCCCCCGGCGGCCAGCCCGACGTGGTGGCGCGCGCGCTTTCGGAGCCGCTCTCCAGGGCGCTGGGCCAGCCCGTCGTGGTCGAGAATCGCCCCGGTGCGGGCGGCAACATCGCGGCCGACGCGGTGGCGAAGAGCGCACCCGATGGCCACACGCTCCTCATGGGAACCAATGGCCCGCTCGCGATCAGCCCGGCGCTCGCGAAGAATCTTCCGTACGACGTGGAGCGCGACCTGGCTTTCGTGACGCTCGTGGGCACGGCACCCAACCTCATCGCGGTGCATCCGTCTCTCGGTGCGGCGACGCTGGCGCAGGTGGTCGCGAAAGCCGGCGCGCAGCCCGGCAGGCTCAATTTTGCTTCCGTGGGCAAGGGCAGCGTCTCGCAGCTTTCGATGGAGCAGCTGAACGCCGCCGCCGGCATCGAGATGGTCCACATCCCCTACAACGGCGGCGCGGCTGCGGTGACGGCCCTCCTGGCGGGCGACGTGCAGGTCCTCTCGCTCAACCCGACGGCGATCATCCCGCAGGTGCAGGCAGGAAGGATTCGCGTCGTGGCGCAGACGGGCGCGACGCGCTCCGCGCTGGTCGCGGACGTGCCGACGGTTGCGGAGTCGGGGTTCCCCGGATTCGAGGCGCTCGTGTGGATGGCGATCGTCGTGCCCGCGAAAACGCCACCGGAAGCGGTGAAGCGCCTGCACGCCGAGCTGGCAAGAATCATCCGCATGCCGGAACTCAAGGCGCGGTTGTGGGACAAGCAGTGGATCGATCCGGTGGGATCGACCCCGGAGGAGGCCGCCCGCGTGGTGCGTGCCGAAACGCGGAAGTGGGCGCGCATCGGTCGGGCCCTGGGGCTCACGCTGGAATGA
- a CDS encoding GNAT family N-acetyltransferase, with translation MRPDIEPAELETPRLVLRPYCDAYAKELHAAARESVATVGAWMPWCHAGYTEDDSTAWVRKARLAWRNGEEFAFAMFDRTGRYAGGAGLNNFNALHNLANLGYWIRESRQREGLAVESTIALAKFGFQVLGLTRIEIVAAEGNRPSRRVAQKAGATFECLARNRLVIHGVPVVAAVHSLVPGDIP, from the coding sequence ATGCGCCCCGACATCGAACCTGCGGAGCTCGAGACGCCGCGCCTGGTCCTGCGACCGTATTGCGACGCCTATGCGAAGGAGCTGCATGCGGCCGCGCGCGAGTCCGTCGCCACGGTCGGCGCCTGGATGCCGTGGTGCCACGCCGGCTACACCGAGGACGACAGCACTGCCTGGGTGAGAAAAGCCCGGTTGGCCTGGCGCAACGGCGAGGAGTTCGCCTTCGCGATGTTCGATCGCACCGGACGCTACGCCGGCGGGGCGGGGCTCAACAACTTCAACGCCCTGCACAACCTCGCCAACCTCGGCTACTGGATCCGCGAGTCGCGCCAGCGCGAGGGGCTCGCCGTCGAATCGACCATTGCCCTGGCGAAGTTCGGCTTCCAGGTGCTGGGGCTCACGCGCATCGAGATCGTGGCCGCCGAGGGCAACCGGCCCAGCCGGCGCGTCGCGCAGAAGGCTGGCGCGACCTTCGAGTGCCTCGCGCGCAACCGCCTCGTGATCCATGGCGTGCCCGTCGTGGCCGCCGTCCATTCCCTCGTTCCCGGTGACATTCCCTAA
- the mgtA gene encoding magnesium-translocating P-type ATPase: protein MQGTTAWWSVAAADVAAQLGCGDSGLAPAQAQRRLRETGPNKVTQDRNSSWVWLLGRQFASPLVLILVFAALVSLTLRNWIEAAIILAIVAGSALLGFAQEFRASKAVAELQGRLALKVRVRRGGETRVVPALDLVPGDIVLLAAGNRVPADGRVLEARDFMVSEASLTGESFPVEKRPGTVGADTPLAARTNSVFLGSSVRSGTATLLVVRTGRSTALGEIAARLGSQAPETEFARGIRRFGYLLVRVMVVMVVFVMAVNQWLGRPVLDSLLFAVALAVGLSPELLPAIMSVTLSRGARHMARRGVIVRRLEAIENLGGMDILCTDKTGTLTEGTVSLDATLDPEGRDSPDVRRLAHLNAAFETGIENPLDTAIVEAGLRDALTTAGWRKVDEIPYDFIRKRLTIVVEEEARPEAALMITKGAFDTVLSVCGSVGRSAGAQPLDDAARSALEALYRDMGEKGYRVLALAKGRVEQRSRYERDDEHDLVFAGFLRFADPPKADAQRTIRDLAAMGVRVKIITGDNRYVAGHLANVIGLDHGTLLTGAQIAAMRDESLWHLAEDTALFAEIDPQQKERIVRALQHGGHAVGYLGDGINDAPALHAADVGISVEGAVDVARESADVILLRPDLDVLRRGVADGRRTFANTLKYIKITTSANFGNMVSMALATPLLPFLPLAAKQILLNNFLSDLPSVAISTDHVDAQQVAASQRWDVAEVRRFMIVFGLLSTVFDLLTFFLLLRVFDTDEATFQTVWFVVSLLTELAVVFVLRTRGSAFASRPSALLAVTSLLVAAAALATPWLGAFSSAFGFVPVSAGLACASGLVVVAYLAATEFAKRRYYGT, encoded by the coding sequence GTGCAGGGCACGACGGCCTGGTGGAGCGTTGCCGCCGCGGATGTCGCCGCCCAACTGGGCTGCGGCGACAGTGGGCTTGCGCCCGCGCAGGCGCAAAGGCGCCTTCGCGAAACCGGGCCCAACAAGGTCACGCAGGATCGCAACAGCAGCTGGGTGTGGCTCCTGGGCCGCCAGTTCGCCAGCCCGCTCGTCCTCATTCTCGTCTTCGCCGCGCTCGTCTCCCTCACGCTTCGCAACTGGATCGAGGCCGCGATCATCCTCGCCATCGTCGCGGGAAGCGCGCTCCTGGGTTTCGCGCAGGAGTTTCGCGCCTCGAAGGCGGTGGCCGAGCTGCAGGGCCGCCTCGCGCTCAAGGTCCGCGTGCGCCGCGGCGGCGAGACGCGCGTCGTCCCGGCGCTCGACCTCGTGCCCGGGGACATCGTGCTGCTCGCCGCGGGCAATCGCGTTCCCGCCGATGGGCGCGTGCTGGAAGCGCGCGACTTCATGGTGAGCGAGGCTTCCCTCACGGGCGAGTCCTTCCCCGTGGAAAAGCGGCCCGGCACGGTGGGCGCCGATACGCCGCTGGCCGCGCGCACCAACAGCGTGTTCCTCGGCAGTTCCGTGCGCAGCGGCACCGCCACGCTGCTCGTCGTGCGCACCGGCCGTTCGACCGCGCTCGGGGAAATCGCCGCGCGGCTGGGCTCGCAGGCGCCGGAGACGGAGTTCGCGCGCGGCATCCGCCGCTTCGGCTACCTCCTAGTGCGCGTCATGGTGGTCATGGTGGTATTCGTGATGGCCGTGAACCAGTGGCTGGGGCGGCCGGTCCTCGATTCGCTGCTCTTCGCGGTGGCGCTCGCGGTCGGGCTCTCGCCGGAGCTGCTCCCGGCGATCATGAGCGTGACGCTTTCGCGCGGCGCGCGCCACATGGCCCGCCGGGGCGTGATCGTGCGGCGGCTGGAGGCGATCGAGAACCTCGGCGGCATGGACATCCTGTGCACCGACAAGACGGGCACGCTCACCGAGGGTACGGTCTCGCTCGATGCGACGCTCGATCCGGAAGGGCGCGATTCACCCGATGTGCGCCGGCTGGCCCACCTCAACGCCGCCTTCGAGACCGGCATCGAGAACCCGCTCGACACGGCGATCGTGGAGGCCGGCCTGCGGGACGCACTCACGACCGCGGGCTGGAGGAAGGTCGACGAGATCCCGTACGACTTCATCCGCAAGCGCCTGACCATCGTCGTCGAGGAAGAAGCCCGCCCGGAAGCGGCCCTCATGATCACCAAGGGCGCGTTCGACACCGTGCTCTCCGTGTGCGGCTCCGTGGGACGAAGCGCAGGGGCGCAGCCCCTGGACGACGCCGCGCGTTCCGCCCTCGAGGCGCTCTACCGCGACATGGGGGAAAAGGGATACCGCGTGCTCGCCCTGGCGAAAGGCCGCGTTGAGCAACGCAGCCGCTACGAGCGCGACGACGAGCACGACCTCGTGTTCGCGGGGTTCCTGCGCTTCGCGGACCCTCCCAAGGCCGACGCGCAGCGCACGATCCGCGACCTGGCCGCCATGGGCGTGCGCGTGAAGATCATCACCGGCGACAACCGCTACGTCGCGGGCCACCTCGCCAACGTCATCGGCCTGGATCACGGCACCCTGCTCACGGGCGCGCAGATCGCGGCCATGCGCGACGAGTCCCTGTGGCACCTTGCGGAGGACACGGCGCTCTTCGCCGAGATCGATCCGCAGCAGAAGGAACGCATCGTCCGCGCGTTGCAGCACGGCGGGCACGCCGTGGGCTACCTGGGCGACGGCATCAACGACGCCCCGGCGCTGCACGCAGCCGACGTGGGCATCTCGGTGGAAGGCGCCGTGGACGTGGCGCGGGAAAGCGCGGACGTGATCCTGCTTCGCCCCGACCTCGACGTGCTTCGCCGCGGCGTGGCGGACGGCCGGCGCACCTTCGCCAACACGCTCAAGTACATCAAGATCACGACCAGCGCCAACTTCGGCAACATGGTGAGCATGGCGCTCGCCACGCCGCTGCTGCCCTTCCTGCCGCTGGCCGCCAAGCAGATCCTGCTCAACAACTTCCTCTCCGACCTGCCTTCGGTCGCGATCTCGACCGACCACGTCGATGCGCAGCAGGTGGCAGCCTCGCAACGCTGGGACGTGGCCGAGGTGCGTCGGTTCATGATCGTCTTCGGGCTGCTCAGCACCGTCTTCGACCTGCTCACCTTTTTCCTGCTGCTGCGGGTCTTCGACACCGACGAGGCCACCTTCCAGACCGTCTGGTTCGTGGTCTCGCTGCTGACGGAGCTGGCGGTCGTGTTCGTGCTGCGCACGCGCGGGTCCGCGTTCGCGAGCCGTCCGAGCGCGCTGCTGGCCGTCACCTCGCTCCTGGTCGCCGCGGCCGCGCTCGCCACGCCGTGGCTGGGCGCCTTCTCGTCCGCATTCGGCTTCGTGCCCGTCTCCGCGGGGCTCGCCTGTGCCTCGGGGCTGGTGGTCGTCGCCTACCTGGCGGCCACGGAATTCGCGAAGCGCCGCTACTACGGCACCTGA
- a CDS encoding patatin-like phospholipase family protein: MTFPKATGALTIRAGPRALAAIRADGLRAADIALVPGAAGGPKALGLHGLDVALFGEWFPKAPRVRHLVGASIGAWRFAAACRPDPAQGLRELARLYAEERYPPRPGAALVTRKVREMLAALFDGHENAILAHRDYRLHILAVRGRGLLTRDAGMRLTVGFGAAAFANLAGRRHLRHFLERTVFHDARGRPPFLDDAALSGDLVPASGAAPIRFDAFHTHAVALGRDNLREALVASAAIPMLIHAVPDIPGAPAGVYWDGGLIDYHLHLPYSRSEALVLYPHFTDRIVPGWLDKALPWRRARGEWLDNVILVSPSREYVASLPFGKLPDRKDFKRFESDFDGRLACWRRAIAESARLGDEFLAFAERPDPSRVLPL; encoded by the coding sequence GTGACATTCCCTAAGGCAACCGGCGCCCTCACGATCCGCGCCGGTCCGCGCGCCCTCGCGGCGATCCGCGCCGACGGACTTCGCGCGGCCGACATCGCCCTCGTTCCCGGCGCGGCGGGAGGACCGAAGGCGCTCGGGCTGCACGGGCTGGACGTCGCGCTCTTCGGCGAGTGGTTTCCGAAAGCACCGCGCGTTCGCCACCTGGTCGGCGCATCGATCGGCGCGTGGCGATTTGCCGCCGCGTGCAGGCCGGATCCGGCGCAGGGGCTGCGGGAACTCGCCCGCCTCTATGCCGAGGAGCGCTATCCCCCGCGGCCCGGCGCCGCGCTCGTCACGCGCAAGGTTCGCGAGATGCTTGCCGCCCTTTTCGACGGGCACGAGAACGCGATCCTCGCCCACCGCGACTACCGCCTGCACATCCTGGCCGTGCGCGGCCGCGGCCTTCTCACCCGCGATGCCGGCATGCGGCTTACGGTCGGCTTCGGCGCCGCGGCATTCGCCAACCTCGCCGGACGCAGGCACCTGCGGCATTTCCTCGAGCGGACGGTCTTCCACGATGCGCGCGGGCGCCCTCCGTTTCTCGACGACGCGGCCCTGTCCGGGGATCTGGTGCCCGCCAGTGGCGCGGCGCCGATCCGATTCGACGCCTTCCATACGCACGCCGTGGCCCTCGGCCGCGACAACCTGCGCGAGGCGCTCGTCGCCTCCGCGGCGATCCCGATGCTGATCCATGCGGTTCCGGACATCCCGGGCGCGCCGGCCGGCGTGTACTGGGATGGCGGGCTCATCGACTACCACCTGCACCTGCCGTATTCACGCAGCGAGGCGCTGGTGCTCTATCCGCACTTCACGGACCGCATCGTCCCCGGCTGGCTCGACAAGGCGCTGCCGTGGCGGCGCGCGCGCGGCGAGTGGCTGGACAACGTGATCCTCGTCTCCCCGTCGCGCGAGTACGTCGCGAGCCTTCCCTTCGGAAAGCTCCCGGACCGCAAGGACTTCAAGCGCTTCGAGTCGGATTTCGATGGGCGGCTCGCCTGCTGGCGCAGGGCGATCGCGGAGAGCGCGCGACTGGGCGATGAGTTCCTCGCTTTTGCCGAGCGGCCCGATCCCTCGCGCGTGCTGCCGCTCTAG
- a CDS encoding glutathione S-transferase N-terminal domain-containing protein, translated as MIDLYYWTTPNGHKITMYLEEAGLPYRLHAINISKGDQFAADFLKISPNNRIPAIVDHAPADAGKPLSVFESGAILLYLAGKTGKFIPKDLRGQVEALEWLMWQMGGLGPMLGQNHHFQHYAPEKIPYAIDRYVKETNRLYGVLDRRLAGRDFLLGKQYSIADMASYPWIIPERQGQELSEFPNLARWHAAIRARPGTTRAYARAKEVNAAPRGPITEQERRILFGQDRRVLK; from the coding sequence ATGATCGATCTCTACTACTGGACCACCCCCAACGGCCACAAGATCACGATGTATCTCGAGGAGGCGGGGCTCCCGTACCGCCTGCACGCGATCAACATCTCGAAGGGCGATCAGTTCGCGGCCGACTTCCTCAAGATCTCGCCCAACAACAGGATCCCCGCCATCGTGGACCATGCGCCGGCCGACGCAGGCAAGCCGTTGAGCGTCTTCGAGTCCGGCGCGATCCTGCTCTACCTCGCCGGCAAGACGGGGAAGTTCATCCCGAAGGATCTGCGCGGGCAGGTGGAGGCGCTCGAGTGGCTCATGTGGCAGATGGGAGGGCTGGGCCCGATGCTCGGCCAGAACCACCACTTCCAGCATTACGCGCCGGAAAAGATTCCCTACGCAATCGACCGCTACGTGAAGGAGACGAATCGCCTCTATGGCGTCCTCGACAGGCGGCTCGCGGGCCGCGATTTTCTCCTCGGCAAGCAGTACTCCATCGCCGACATGGCCTCCTACCCGTGGATCATCCCGGAGCGGCAGGGGCAGGAACTCTCCGAGTTCCCGAACCTCGCGCGCTGGCACGCCGCCATCCGCGCGCGTCCCGGCACCACGCGCGCCTATGCCCGGGCGAAGGAAGTGAACGCCGCGCCGCGCGGCCCCATCACGGAACAGGAAAGAAGGATTCTCTTCGGGCAGGACAGGCGTGTCCTGAAATAG